ACTGGCGATGGATCCGACAGTCACCGCAATCGTCGTCGCCCGCACGGGGGCTGAGCACCTCACCCGCACCCTGACGGCACTGACGGCGCAAACGCGACCCCCCGATGCGGTGATCGTCATCGCCGACGGCTCATCGGATGCTGTCGCGAAAGTCGTCGCAGACGCCGCACCGACCCATTTCGTCGTCTCGCCGGAAAAACTCCCGTACGGTGCGGCCGTCGCGGCCGCGCTCCGGTTGGCGCCCGCACCGACCACCGAGCACCAGTGGTTGTGGCTGCTCGCTCAAGACACGGCAGCAGAACCGGATGCGTTGCGCCGCCTTCTCGACACCGTCGAGGTGTCGCCGTCGGTTGCCGTTGCCGGGCCGAAGATCGTCGACTGGGACGATGACGCCCTGATTCGCGAGCTGGGCGAATCGATGACGCCGCTCGGGGCATCCGTTGCCCTCGTACAGGACGAACTCGACCAGGCTCAGCACGACGGACTCAGCGACGTGCTCGCCGTCGTGCCGGCCGGCATGATCGTGCGGCACACCGTGTGGGATGCCATCGGCGGCTTCGACCCGGGGCTTGCCGTCGTCGACGACGGACTGGACTTCTGTGTGCGGGCACGACTGGCCGGCCACCGTGTTGTGCTGGTGCCCGACGCATCCGTTGCCAGCGCCGGGGATGGCATCGCCGGCCCGAGCCGTTCAAATCGGTGGGCCAACCGCCGCAGGCTGTACCGTGAACGGCGAAAAGCCCAACTGCATCGCCGCATGGTCTACGCGCCCGCGGCGATGCTGGTGTTGCACTGGTTGAGCCTTGTGCCGCTGGCGGTGATCCGCTCGATCGGCTGGTTGCTCGGCAAGCAGCCGGGCGCGATCGGCGGTGAGTTGGCGGCAGCGTTCGCCGTCGCGTTCGGTGCCAGCGGCATCGGCCAGGCTCGCGCGGCGCTGGCGCGTGTCAAGACCGTCGGCTGGAGCGCCATCGCACCGTTGCGCATCCCGTTGGCCGAGGTGAGGCGGGCGCGGGCGTTGCGTCGCGAGTCCGAACTCATGCGCACCCGCGGTGAGCGAGTGGAGTTCAACTTCTTTTCCGGCGGCGGCGCGTGGACAGTGATCGGCATGCTCATTGTCAGCATCGGCTTGTTCGTGACGTTGCTCGGCAGCTCCCGGATCGGCGGCGGCGCGCTTCTTCCGCTAAACGATCAGGTTGCCGCCCTCTGGCAGAACACCGGATACGGCTGGCGCGACATCGGCCTCGGCTTTGCGGCCACTGCCGACCCGTTCACGATCGTGCTGGCCATTCTCGGCTCCTTGACGTTCTGGCAGCCGTCGTTAGTGCTTGTGCTGCTGTGGCTCGCGGCGTTACCACTCGCAGCCCTGGGGGCATGGTTCTGCGCCACCCGCATCACCACGCGGCCGGGTCTGCGGGCGCTGTTCGCGATCCTGTGGGCGCTCGCACCGATGCTGCTGGATGCGTTGCAGTCCGGTCGCCCGGCTGCCGTGCTCGCCCATCTGCTGCTGCCGTGGCTGTTCTTCGCCGGGTATGCCGCGCGACGCTCCTGGGCGGCATCCGCCACGACGGCACTGCTCACCGCGGCCGTGCTGGCGTGCGCACCGTCGCTGGCGCCGGCGCTCGCCGTGCTGTGGGTGATCTGGCTCGTCACCAGCGGGCGGCGCATCGCGCGGGTGATCATGGTGCCGCTGCCCGCGATCGTTCTATTCGCGCCGCTCGTTTTGCAGCAGTTGATGCGCGGCAACGGGCTGGCCGCGTTCGCAGACCCGGGAGCGCCGCTTGCCGCGAGCCATTCGACCGGTTGGCAGTTGGCTCTCGGCGGAGCGGATGCCGCGCTCGGCGGCTGGGGCTCGCTTGCGGCATCCGTCGGGCTGGCCGGGCAGGCGCCGACGATCATCGTCGCGGCACTGCTGGCCCCGATCGTCGTGCTCGCGTTGCTCGCCCTGTTTCTGCGCGGCACCATCAGGGCGACGCTGAGTCTGATCGTCGCGCTGCTCGGTTTCGCCACCGCGGTCGCGGCCGGGCAGCTGATTCTTGCGTCCAACGGGTCGCAGCACGTGGCCGTGTGGCCGGGCGCGGGGCTCAGCCTGTACTGGCTCGGGCTCAGTGCGGCCGCCGTGCTGGGGCTCGCCGCGCTCGGCCGATTCGCCGTGGCGCCGGCGTGGGTCGCTCTCGTTGCGTTCGTCGTCGCGGTTGCGCCGCTGGCCGCTGCGCTCCCGCTCGGCAACTCGGCGGTGGCGGCAGCCGGCACCAGCACGCTGCCGGCGTATGTCACGGCCGAAGCCGGTCAGCATCCGCGGATCGGAACGCTTCGCTTGACACCGCAGCCCGGCGGCGAACTGGCCGCGCAGGTCGTGCGTGGCATCGGCGAGACCCTCGATGTGCAGAGCACCTTGAGCAACACACGGCAGACACTGAGCCGCGACGAACGCGCGTTGGCGGTTGTTGCGGGCAACCTGGCCTCCTCCAGCGGAATGGATGCCGCCCCTGCGCTCAAGCGCTTCGGCATCGACTTCGTGCTGCTGGCACCGCCCGCCACTGTGCCGCACGAATCGGTGCAGCCGCGCGCGGCCGCGACGACGACGCGCGCAGCAACCGCGTTGGACGGCAACCCGTTGCTCGCAACGGTGGGCACGACCGAGTTCGGGCAGCTCTGGAGCGTCACGGCGTCGCACTCGACCGAGGCCGCAGCGATTCCGGCCGACGCGGGCGGTTGGCTGCGCCCGCTGTACTTCACGGTGCTTGGCATCGTGTTCGGTGCAGTGCTGCTGCTGTCGATTCCGACAGGGCGCGCAGAACGTGGTGTGCTGCGGCGGCCGACCGCCGCCGAAATCGGTGCGGTCACGACGCGTGTCGAGCCGGAGCCGGAGCCTGAACCCGAGCCCGAGCCCGAGGCTGAGGCTGAGCCGGACAATGGGCCCGAGCCGGAGCCCGAAGGAGAGCCCGACTCGGAGGCCGAGCCCGCGTCCGAACGTGCCACAGACCCCGAGACCGAACCCGCGTCCGAAGCGGAAACAGACCCCAACTCCGACGCGGCACCCGAGCACGAGCTGCAAACCGGAGCCGCGCTGAAGTCGGCGGTTGCGGCTGGGCCGGGGGCGGCATCCGTCACGGGCCCTGAAAAGGCGGCACAGAAAGCGGCACAAAAGGCCGCGAGGAAAGCCGCCAAGAAGGCAGCCCGGGCGCTCGACGAGGGAGGCGCAGATGCCGAGTAAGCGCGCATTCGCGCACGGCAGTGTGCGCGCGGTGGCCGGGTTGGTCGGCATTGGAGTCGCTGCTGCTGCCGTGATCGCGGCCACGTGGCTGCCGCTGCCGAGTGTGACCGCCGCGATCCCATCGCAGACGGTCACGCCTGTGCCCGCGGACCAGCAGAGGACCTGCCCTGGCCCGTTGCTGGAGTTGGCAGCCGATTCGACGGATGCGACCGCCTCAAGCGCATTCGGATCGCCGGCCTCGGTATTCGATGCGAGCCCGGGTGAGGCGCAGACGTCGTCGCTGAAGACGCCGGACGATCATCTGGGTGGACACTTTGGCGCTCCGAAAGTGGTGTCGGTTTCGGCAAAGCCGGGCGAGAGCGCTGCGCCGCTGATCGCGGGAGCGCAGTCGCAGACGGCGGTACAGGAGGATCTCGCCGGGTTCGCAGCCGCAGGCTGCGGTGACGCGAGCCGAAGCAGTTGGCTGGTGGCCGGCGCGAGCGATCTCGGGCAGACCAGCCTGGTGTTGTTGAGTAATCCGACGGCGGTGCAGGCATCCGTCAATCTCAGTGTGTACGCGGAATCCGGAGAGATCCAAGCGCCGGGGGCGCAGGGCATCCTGGTCGATGCGGGCAGCCAGAGGGTCATTGCGCTAGCCGGGATCGCGCCCAATGTGAAGGCGCCTGTTGTGCATGTCGAGTCCACCGGAGGCAGCGTCGTGGCGACCCTGCAGCAGAGTGTCGTGCGCGGGTTGACTCCCGGCGGAGTCGAACTGGCCGCACCGACCAGCGCCCCTGCGAAACATCAGGTCATCTCCGGCCTCGTCATCGCAGGGCTCGCCGCGCAGGCCGGCGCCGTCGACGGCTATGCGGACACGATGCCCGCGCTGCGCGTGCTCGTTCCCGGTGGCAAGCCGGCGACGGTGCGAGTGGGAATCACCCCAGAGAAGGGCACGGCCGGGGGCACGTCGACCCAGGCGACCCTACAGCCGAAGACCGCGCAGGAACTGCCGCTCGACAACCTGGTCAACGGGTCGTTCACCGTGACCGTCGACGCCGACCAGCCCGTTGTGGTCGCTGCGCGAGTCTCCACGTCGGGGCCGGCAGGCAATGATTTCGCTTGGTATGCGGCATCCGATGCGCTGG
The Rathayibacter sp. SW19 DNA segment above includes these coding regions:
- a CDS encoding glycosyltransferase family 2 protein is translated as MDPTVTAIVVARTGAEHLTRTLTALTAQTRPPDAVIVIADGSSDAVAKVVADAAPTHFVVSPEKLPYGAAVAAALRLAPAPTTEHQWLWLLAQDTAAEPDALRRLLDTVEVSPSVAVAGPKIVDWDDDALIRELGESMTPLGASVALVQDELDQAQHDGLSDVLAVVPAGMIVRHTVWDAIGGFDPGLAVVDDGLDFCVRARLAGHRVVLVPDASVASAGDGIAGPSRSNRWANRRRLYRERRKAQLHRRMVYAPAAMLVLHWLSLVPLAVIRSIGWLLGKQPGAIGGELAAAFAVAFGASGIGQARAALARVKTVGWSAIAPLRIPLAEVRRARALRRESELMRTRGERVEFNFFSGGGAWTVIGMLIVSIGLFVTLLGSSRIGGGALLPLNDQVAALWQNTGYGWRDIGLGFAATADPFTIVLAILGSLTFWQPSLVLVLLWLAALPLAALGAWFCATRITTRPGLRALFAILWALAPMLLDALQSGRPAAVLAHLLLPWLFFAGYAARRSWAASATTALLTAAVLACAPSLAPALAVLWVIWLVTSGRRIARVIMVPLPAIVLFAPLVLQQLMRGNGLAAFADPGAPLAASHSTGWQLALGGADAALGGWGSLAASVGLAGQAPTIIVAALLAPIVVLALLALFLRGTIRATLSLIVALLGFATAVAAGQLILASNGSQHVAVWPGAGLSLYWLGLSAAAVLGLAALGRFAVAPAWVALVAFVVAVAPLAAALPLGNSAVAAAGTSTLPAYVTAEAGQHPRIGTLRLTPQPGGELAAQVVRGIGETLDVQSTLSNTRQTLSRDERALAVVAGNLASSSGMDAAPALKRFGIDFVLLAPPATVPHESVQPRAAATTTRAATALDGNPLLATVGTTEFGQLWSVTASHSTEAAAIPADAGGWLRPLYFTVLGIVFGAVLLLSIPTGRAERGVLRRPTAAEIGAVTTRVEPEPEPEPEPEPEAEAEPDNGPEPEPEGEPDSEAEPASERATDPETEPASEAETDPNSDAAPEHELQTGAALKSAVAAGPGAASVTGPEKAAQKAAQKAARKAAKKAARALDEGGADAE
- a CDS encoding DUF5719 family protein, whose product is MPSKRAFAHGSVRAVAGLVGIGVAAAAVIAATWLPLPSVTAAIPSQTVTPVPADQQRTCPGPLLELAADSTDATASSAFGSPASVFDASPGEAQTSSLKTPDDHLGGHFGAPKVVSVSAKPGESAAPLIAGAQSQTAVQEDLAGFAAAGCGDASRSSWLVAGASDLGQTSLVLLSNPTAVQASVNLSVYAESGEIQAPGAQGILVDAGSQRVIALAGIAPNVKAPVVHVESTGGSVVATLQQSVVRGLTPGGVELAAPTSAPAKHQVISGLVIAGLAAQAGAVDGYADTMPALRVLVPGGKPATVRVGITPEKGTAGGTSTQATLQPKTAQELPLDNLVNGSFTVTVDADQPVVVAARVSTSGPAGNDFAWYAASDALVGDTMIAVAPGPGATVHLTNPTTTDATVSLHSTAGASEQTVTVAANSAVAVAVRTGLTYTLGGVKGLYASVSYGGSGLSSSFPVEPPGALASPIAVYPK